The Dromaius novaehollandiae isolate bDroNov1 chromosome 5, bDroNov1.hap1, whole genome shotgun sequence genome window below encodes:
- the AK7 gene encoding adenylate kinase 7 isoform X2 — translation MAAATPARSQRVFLNHLDSHCGRGVGEYLSKCVVGASLEDLEEDEGEDENTSDAEVSNLKGGQRPKEGVYQVVGTLSKVESNKPSFAVETYAVSSRDELLSHLLECEIILYNITEDANQIEEATWAASALHTEMQRFETLKIFILISTIMSWAKSKPLDPEDSEIAFTDEDYRRRKSHPNFIDHINAEKLVLKLGKTNKRKFSTYVVASGLQYGAGEGILHYFFKMAWLSETPSIPVFGDGNNFIPTIHVLDLAAVLQNIADHRPKTHYIVAVDESMHTLKELIKCISKNVGPGKIKMIPRENAFLSKELTQSHLDMLLVNLRMEAMFLKDNFSIKWVAQTGLVENIEEILKEYKESRGLLPLKIYIHGPPGVGKSTIAENLCKHYKLHHIKIKDVVSETIANLEKIVAPKEVEADDMGEEGEDDEEESENIEEAQELLDGIKQSMEQNGSRKHQVLKWDLGHLDDQYVIKFTKDKLKTMPCRNQGYVLDGFPETYDQAKELFNLEDEDEEEEIKGRIPKCDKLITPEFVISLTAPDEFLKNRIINLPESVVAGTHYTQDRFLISLNLFRELNTEDETVLNYFDELEIHPQIIDVAKFEDPENRIIVKEIIKEIGEPRNYGLTDEEKEKLERKAAEKHLVKEAEEVAEQERKEAAERAERKEKWEEWNKRLAEVKRQEEELLEAQSIPLRNYLMKHVMPTLTQGLNECCKIRPDDPVDFLAEYLFKNNPEIESDKH, via the exons atggcggcggcgacGCCCGCGCGGAGCCAGCGCGTCTTCCTCAACCACCTGGACTCGCACTGCGGCCGCGGCGTCGGCGAG TATTTATCCAAGTGCGTTGTTGGGGCGTCGCTTGAAGACCTAGAAGAGGATGAGGGAGAAGATGAAAATACGTCAGATGCTGAAGTTTCTAACTTGAAAGGAGGCCAGAGGCCGAAGGAGGGAGTCTACCAAGTAGTGGGGACTCTTTCCAAAGTGGAGAGCAATAAACCATCTTTTGCGGTAGAAACCTATGCA gtcTCTTCTCGAGATGAACTTCTAAGTCATTTGCTTGAGTGCGAGATCATTTTATATAATATCACTGAGGATGCAAATCAAATTGAGGAAGCAACATGGGCTGCCTCTG cACTACATACAGAGATGCAGCGTTTTGAGACACTGAAGATATTCATCCTCATTTCAACAATAATGAGCTGGGCAAAAAGCAAACCCCTTGACCCA GAGGATTCAGAAATTGCTTTTACTGATGAAGATTATCGCAGAAGAAAATCTCATCCTAACTTTATAGATCACATAAATGCTGAAAAACTTGTTCTCAAACTTGGAAAAACT AACAAACGTAAATTTTCAACTTATGTTGTTGCTTCAGGACTTCAGTATGGAGCTGGAGAAGGaatcttgcattatttttttaag ATGGCTTGGCTTAGTGAGACTCCTTCAATACCTGTTTTTGGAGATGGAAACAATTTTATTCCAACCATTCATGTTCTTGATTTAGCCGC GGTGTTACAAAACATAGCAGACCATAGGCCAAAGACTCACTACATAGTTGCAGTAGATGAATCTATGCACACTCTTAAAGAATTAATAAAG TGTATCAGCAAAAATGTTGGACCTGGAAAAATCAAGATGATTCCAAGAGAAAATGCATTCTTGAGCAAAGAGTTAACA CAATCACATTTGGATATGTTACTTGTGAACCTACGAATGGAGGCTATGTTTCTGAAAGACAATTTCAGCATTAAGTGGGTTGCTCAGACAGGATTGGTGGAGAACATTGAAGAAATCCTCAAAGAGTACAAGGAAAGTCGAGGATTACTG CCTCTCAAAATTTATATTCATGGTCCTCCTGGAGTTGGGAAATCTACCATTGCTGAAAACCTCTGCAAGCACTACAAGCTGCAtcacattaaaataaaagatgtgGTTTCTGAAACAATAGCAAATCTG GAAAAAATTGTGGCTCCCAAGGAAGTAGAAGCAGATGAtatgggagaagagggagaagatgaTGAGGAGGAGAGTGAAAACATAGAAGAAGCACAAGAGTTATTAGATGGAATCAAACAAAGCATGGAACAGAATGGGAGTAGGAAACACCAAGTACTAAAGTGGGATTTAG GTCATCTAGATGATCAGTATGTTATTAAATTCACAAAGGATAAGCTTAAAACTATGCCTTGTAGGAATCAGGGATATGTTTTGGATGGGTTCCCAGAAACCTATGACCAGGCAAAAGAACTTTTTAATT TGGAAGAtgaagatgaggaagaggaaATTAAAGGCAGAATACCTAAATGTGATAAATTAATCACACCTG AATTTGTTATTTCTTTGACTGCACCTGATGAATTCcttaaaaacagaataataaatctCCCGGAGAGTGTTGTTGCTGGAACTCATTATACTCAGGACCGGTTCCTGATATCTCTTAATCTCTTCAGAGAGTTAAACACAGAAGATGAAACTGTTCTCAACTATTTTGATGAACTTGAAATACATCCTCAGATTATTG ATGTAGCCAAATTTGAAGATCCTGAGAATAGAATTATTGTAAAAGAGATCATCAAAGAAATTGGGGAACCTCGGAATTATGGTTtgacagatgaagaaaaggaaaaattagaaCGCAAAGCAGCTGAGAAGCACCTTGTCAAAGAAGCTGAAGAAGTAGCTGAGCAAGAGCGTAAAGAAGctgcggaaagggctgaaaggaaggaaaaatgggaAGAGTGG aacaaaCGTTTGGCCGAAGTGAAGAGACAAGAAGAAGAGTTACTGGAGGCCCAATCCATTCCATTACGAAACTACTTAATGAAGCATGTCATGCCAACACTTACACAAGGGTTAAATGAATGCTGTAAGATCAGGCCAGATGATCCAGTCGATTTTCTG GCAGAATATCTCTTCAAGAACAATCCTGAAATCGAATCAGATAAACATTAA
- the GSKIP gene encoding GSK3B-interacting protein, giving the protein METDHNPMEMPNNMGFEEDSDYRDFEGTDVKDMRLEAEAVVNDVLFAVSNMFVSKTLPCAEDVAYINVETRERNKYCLELTEAGLRVVAYAFDQTDDSLQTPYHETVYSLLDSLSPAYREFFGNALLQRLEALKKDSQS; this is encoded by the exons ATGGAGACTGATCACAATCCTATGGAGATGCCCAATAATATGGGTTTTGAAGAGGATTCTGATTATAGAGACTTTGAAGGAACAGATGTGAAAGATATGAGACTAGAAGCAGAAGCTGTTGTGAATGATGTTCTGTTTGCTGTCAGCAACATGTTTGTCTCAAAAACCCTTCCGTGTGCAGAGGATGTGGCATACATCAATGTGGAGACCAGGGAAAGGAACAAATACTGCCTGGAGCTCACAGAAGCAGGACTTAGG GTAGTAGCTTATGCTTTTGATCAGACCGATGATAGTTTGCAAACTCCATACCATGAAACTGTCTACTCCTTATTGGACTCTCTGAGCCCTGCATATCGAGAGTTCTTTGGAAATGCATTATTGCAAAGACTGGAAGCTTTGAAGAAGGATAGTCAGTCATGA
- the AK7 gene encoding adenylate kinase 7 isoform X1 translates to MAAATPARSQRVFLNHLDSHCGRGVGEYLSKCVVGASLEDLEEDEGEDENTSDAEVSNLKGGQRPKEGVYQVVGTLSKVESNKPSFAVETYAVSSRDELLSHLLECEIILYNITEDANQIEEATWAASALHTEMQRFETLKIFILISTIMSWAKSKPLDPEDSEIAFTDEDYRRRKSHPNFIDHINAEKLVLKLGKTNKRKFSTYVVASGLQYGAGEGILHYFFKMAWLSETPSIPVFGDGNNFIPTIHVLDLAAVLQNIADHRPKTHYIVAVDESMHTLKELIKCISKNVGPGKIKMIPRENAFLSKELTQSHLDMLLVNLRMEAMFLKDNFSIKWVAQTGLVENIEEILKEYKESRGLLPLKIYIHGPPGVGKSTIAENLCKHYKLHHIKIKDVVSETIANLEKIVAPKEVEADDMGEEGEDDEEESENIEEAQELLDGIKQSMEQNGSRKHQVLKWDLGHLDDQYVIKFTKDKLKTMPCRNQGYVLDGFPETYDQAKELFNLEDEDEEEEIKGRIPKCDKLITPEFVISLTAPDEFLKNRIINLPESVVAGTHYTQDRFLISLNLFRELNTEDETVLNYFDELEIHPQIIDVAKFEDPENRIIVKEIIKEIGEPRNYGLTDEEKEKLERKAAEKHLVKEAEEVAEQERKEAAERAERKEKWEEWNKRLAEVKRQEEELLEAQSIPLRNYLMKHVMPTLTQGLNECCKIRPDDPVDFLVRQNISSRTILKSNQINIKF, encoded by the exons atggcggcggcgacGCCCGCGCGGAGCCAGCGCGTCTTCCTCAACCACCTGGACTCGCACTGCGGCCGCGGCGTCGGCGAG TATTTATCCAAGTGCGTTGTTGGGGCGTCGCTTGAAGACCTAGAAGAGGATGAGGGAGAAGATGAAAATACGTCAGATGCTGAAGTTTCTAACTTGAAAGGAGGCCAGAGGCCGAAGGAGGGAGTCTACCAAGTAGTGGGGACTCTTTCCAAAGTGGAGAGCAATAAACCATCTTTTGCGGTAGAAACCTATGCA gtcTCTTCTCGAGATGAACTTCTAAGTCATTTGCTTGAGTGCGAGATCATTTTATATAATATCACTGAGGATGCAAATCAAATTGAGGAAGCAACATGGGCTGCCTCTG cACTACATACAGAGATGCAGCGTTTTGAGACACTGAAGATATTCATCCTCATTTCAACAATAATGAGCTGGGCAAAAAGCAAACCCCTTGACCCA GAGGATTCAGAAATTGCTTTTACTGATGAAGATTATCGCAGAAGAAAATCTCATCCTAACTTTATAGATCACATAAATGCTGAAAAACTTGTTCTCAAACTTGGAAAAACT AACAAACGTAAATTTTCAACTTATGTTGTTGCTTCAGGACTTCAGTATGGAGCTGGAGAAGGaatcttgcattatttttttaag ATGGCTTGGCTTAGTGAGACTCCTTCAATACCTGTTTTTGGAGATGGAAACAATTTTATTCCAACCATTCATGTTCTTGATTTAGCCGC GGTGTTACAAAACATAGCAGACCATAGGCCAAAGACTCACTACATAGTTGCAGTAGATGAATCTATGCACACTCTTAAAGAATTAATAAAG TGTATCAGCAAAAATGTTGGACCTGGAAAAATCAAGATGATTCCAAGAGAAAATGCATTCTTGAGCAAAGAGTTAACA CAATCACATTTGGATATGTTACTTGTGAACCTACGAATGGAGGCTATGTTTCTGAAAGACAATTTCAGCATTAAGTGGGTTGCTCAGACAGGATTGGTGGAGAACATTGAAGAAATCCTCAAAGAGTACAAGGAAAGTCGAGGATTACTG CCTCTCAAAATTTATATTCATGGTCCTCCTGGAGTTGGGAAATCTACCATTGCTGAAAACCTCTGCAAGCACTACAAGCTGCAtcacattaaaataaaagatgtgGTTTCTGAAACAATAGCAAATCTG GAAAAAATTGTGGCTCCCAAGGAAGTAGAAGCAGATGAtatgggagaagagggagaagatgaTGAGGAGGAGAGTGAAAACATAGAAGAAGCACAAGAGTTATTAGATGGAATCAAACAAAGCATGGAACAGAATGGGAGTAGGAAACACCAAGTACTAAAGTGGGATTTAG GTCATCTAGATGATCAGTATGTTATTAAATTCACAAAGGATAAGCTTAAAACTATGCCTTGTAGGAATCAGGGATATGTTTTGGATGGGTTCCCAGAAACCTATGACCAGGCAAAAGAACTTTTTAATT TGGAAGAtgaagatgaggaagaggaaATTAAAGGCAGAATACCTAAATGTGATAAATTAATCACACCTG AATTTGTTATTTCTTTGACTGCACCTGATGAATTCcttaaaaacagaataataaatctCCCGGAGAGTGTTGTTGCTGGAACTCATTATACTCAGGACCGGTTCCTGATATCTCTTAATCTCTTCAGAGAGTTAAACACAGAAGATGAAACTGTTCTCAACTATTTTGATGAACTTGAAATACATCCTCAGATTATTG ATGTAGCCAAATTTGAAGATCCTGAGAATAGAATTATTGTAAAAGAGATCATCAAAGAAATTGGGGAACCTCGGAATTATGGTTtgacagatgaagaaaaggaaaaattagaaCGCAAAGCAGCTGAGAAGCACCTTGTCAAAGAAGCTGAAGAAGTAGCTGAGCAAGAGCGTAAAGAAGctgcggaaagggctgaaaggaaggaaaaatgggaAGAGTGG aacaaaCGTTTGGCCGAAGTGAAGAGACAAGAAGAAGAGTTACTGGAGGCCCAATCCATTCCATTACGAAACTACTTAATGAAGCATGTCATGCCAACACTTACACAAGGGTTAAATGAATGCTGTAAGATCAGGCCAGATGATCCAGTCGATTTTCTGGTAAG GCAGAATATCTCTTCAAGAACAATCCTGAAATCGAATCAGATAAACATTAAATTCTGA
- the AK7 gene encoding adenylate kinase 7 isoform X3 yields MAAATPARSQRVFLNHLDSHCGRGVGEYLSKCVVGASLEDLEEDEGEDENTSDAEVSNLKGGQRPKEGVYQVVGTLSKVESNKPSFAVETYAVSSRDELLSHLLECEIILYNITEDANQIEEATWAASALHTEMQRFETLKIFILISTIMSWAKSKPLDPEDSEIAFTDEDYRRRKSHPNFIDHINAEKLVLKLGKTNKRKFSTYVVASGLQYGAGEGILHYFFKMAWLSETPSIPVFGDGNNFIPTIHVLDLAAVLQNIADHRPKTHYIVAVDESMHTLKELIKCISKNVGPGKIKMIPRENAFLSKELTPLKIYIHGPPGVGKSTIAENLCKHYKLHHIKIKDVVSETIANLEKIVAPKEVEADDMGEEGEDDEEESENIEEAQELLDGIKQSMEQNGSRKHQVLKWDLGHLDDQYVIKFTKDKLKTMPCRNQGYVLDGFPETYDQAKELFNLEDEDEEEEIKGRIPKCDKLITPEFVISLTAPDEFLKNRIINLPESVVAGTHYTQDRFLISLNLFRELNTEDETVLNYFDELEIHPQIIDVAKFEDPENRIIVKEIIKEIGEPRNYGLTDEEKEKLERKAAEKHLVKEAEEVAEQERKEAAERAERKEKWEEWNKRLAEVKRQEEELLEAQSIPLRNYLMKHVMPTLTQGLNECCKIRPDDPVDFLVRQNISSRTILKSNQINIKF; encoded by the exons atggcggcggcgacGCCCGCGCGGAGCCAGCGCGTCTTCCTCAACCACCTGGACTCGCACTGCGGCCGCGGCGTCGGCGAG TATTTATCCAAGTGCGTTGTTGGGGCGTCGCTTGAAGACCTAGAAGAGGATGAGGGAGAAGATGAAAATACGTCAGATGCTGAAGTTTCTAACTTGAAAGGAGGCCAGAGGCCGAAGGAGGGAGTCTACCAAGTAGTGGGGACTCTTTCCAAAGTGGAGAGCAATAAACCATCTTTTGCGGTAGAAACCTATGCA gtcTCTTCTCGAGATGAACTTCTAAGTCATTTGCTTGAGTGCGAGATCATTTTATATAATATCACTGAGGATGCAAATCAAATTGAGGAAGCAACATGGGCTGCCTCTG cACTACATACAGAGATGCAGCGTTTTGAGACACTGAAGATATTCATCCTCATTTCAACAATAATGAGCTGGGCAAAAAGCAAACCCCTTGACCCA GAGGATTCAGAAATTGCTTTTACTGATGAAGATTATCGCAGAAGAAAATCTCATCCTAACTTTATAGATCACATAAATGCTGAAAAACTTGTTCTCAAACTTGGAAAAACT AACAAACGTAAATTTTCAACTTATGTTGTTGCTTCAGGACTTCAGTATGGAGCTGGAGAAGGaatcttgcattatttttttaag ATGGCTTGGCTTAGTGAGACTCCTTCAATACCTGTTTTTGGAGATGGAAACAATTTTATTCCAACCATTCATGTTCTTGATTTAGCCGC GGTGTTACAAAACATAGCAGACCATAGGCCAAAGACTCACTACATAGTTGCAGTAGATGAATCTATGCACACTCTTAAAGAATTAATAAAG TGTATCAGCAAAAATGTTGGACCTGGAAAAATCAAGATGATTCCAAGAGAAAATGCATTCTTGAGCAAAGAGTTAACA CCTCTCAAAATTTATATTCATGGTCCTCCTGGAGTTGGGAAATCTACCATTGCTGAAAACCTCTGCAAGCACTACAAGCTGCAtcacattaaaataaaagatgtgGTTTCTGAAACAATAGCAAATCTG GAAAAAATTGTGGCTCCCAAGGAAGTAGAAGCAGATGAtatgggagaagagggagaagatgaTGAGGAGGAGAGTGAAAACATAGAAGAAGCACAAGAGTTATTAGATGGAATCAAACAAAGCATGGAACAGAATGGGAGTAGGAAACACCAAGTACTAAAGTGGGATTTAG GTCATCTAGATGATCAGTATGTTATTAAATTCACAAAGGATAAGCTTAAAACTATGCCTTGTAGGAATCAGGGATATGTTTTGGATGGGTTCCCAGAAACCTATGACCAGGCAAAAGAACTTTTTAATT TGGAAGAtgaagatgaggaagaggaaATTAAAGGCAGAATACCTAAATGTGATAAATTAATCACACCTG AATTTGTTATTTCTTTGACTGCACCTGATGAATTCcttaaaaacagaataataaatctCCCGGAGAGTGTTGTTGCTGGAACTCATTATACTCAGGACCGGTTCCTGATATCTCTTAATCTCTTCAGAGAGTTAAACACAGAAGATGAAACTGTTCTCAACTATTTTGATGAACTTGAAATACATCCTCAGATTATTG ATGTAGCCAAATTTGAAGATCCTGAGAATAGAATTATTGTAAAAGAGATCATCAAAGAAATTGGGGAACCTCGGAATTATGGTTtgacagatgaagaaaaggaaaaattagaaCGCAAAGCAGCTGAGAAGCACCTTGTCAAAGAAGCTGAAGAAGTAGCTGAGCAAGAGCGTAAAGAAGctgcggaaagggctgaaaggaaggaaaaatgggaAGAGTGG aacaaaCGTTTGGCCGAAGTGAAGAGACAAGAAGAAGAGTTACTGGAGGCCCAATCCATTCCATTACGAAACTACTTAATGAAGCATGTCATGCCAACACTTACACAAGGGTTAAATGAATGCTGTAAGATCAGGCCAGATGATCCAGTCGATTTTCTGGTAAG GCAGAATATCTCTTCAAGAACAATCCTGAAATCGAATCAGATAAACATTAAATTCTGA